One part of the Thermanaeromonas sp. C210 genome encodes these proteins:
- the tnpC gene encoding IS66 family transposase, with protein MDTAKSIATMTIEELREHCAQLEQQVAELTAKLNWFMEQFRLSKKRQFGSSSERTCALEEQLLLFNEAEAEARPEAVEPDLETITYQRRKTRGRREMNLEELPVEVVEHRLPEEERVCPCCGGPLHEMSTEVRQELKIIPAQVKVVKHVRYVYSCRRCEKEEITTPVITAPMPAPVLPGSPVSPSLLSYIMTQKYGAGLPLYRQEQQFKSLGIDLSRQTMANWVLHGANTYLTLIYDRLHEHLLKRDILHADETTLQVLHEPGREATTKSFLWLYRTGRDGPPIILYDYQTTRAGKHPRRFLKGFKGYLHVDGYEGYNGLSEVTLVGCWAHARRKFDEALKALPQDKRNKAVAAREGLKFCNRLFAIERELKDKTPEERYQIRQERSKPELDEFLAWLKKQKAQVLPKSAFGRAVYYCLDQWEKLVAFLQDGRLELDNNRSERSIKPFVIGRKNWLFANTPRGAKASAIVYSIIETAKENGLNPFHYLTYLFERLPNLDPQDKEELDQLLPWSETLPSVCRMNN; from the coding sequence ATGGACACGGCTAAGTCTATAGCTACCATGACCATAGAAGAGCTGCGAGAGCACTGTGCTCAATTGGAACAACAGGTTGCCGAACTTACCGCCAAGTTAAACTGGTTTATGGAGCAGTTCCGTTTAAGCAAGAAGCGGCAATTCGGTTCTTCCAGCGAGAGGACTTGCGCACTAGAAGAGCAGCTTTTGCTTTTTAATGAGGCGGAAGCGGAAGCCCGGCCGGAAGCAGTTGAACCGGATTTGGAGACCATCACCTACCAGCGCCGTAAAACGCGCGGCCGCCGGGAGATGAACCTGGAAGAGCTGCCGGTAGAAGTAGTAGAGCACCGCCTGCCGGAAGAGGAGCGGGTCTGCCCGTGCTGCGGTGGCCCTTTACATGAAATGAGCACCGAAGTGCGGCAGGAGCTCAAAATTATCCCGGCCCAAGTGAAAGTGGTCAAGCACGTGCGCTACGTCTATTCTTGCCGCCGCTGCGAGAAAGAAGAGATAACCACTCCTGTTATCACGGCGCCCATGCCTGCTCCTGTACTTCCGGGAAGCCCGGTATCTCCCTCGCTTCTTAGCTACATTATGACCCAGAAATACGGGGCAGGATTACCCCTTTACCGCCAGGAGCAGCAGTTTAAAAGCTTAGGGATAGACCTTTCCCGGCAGACCATGGCCAACTGGGTGCTCCATGGAGCTAACACCTACTTAACCCTTATTTACGACCGTCTCCATGAACACCTTCTTAAAAGAGACATTCTCCATGCCGATGAGACCACGTTGCAGGTACTTCATGAACCGGGAAGGGAAGCTACCACCAAATCATTCCTTTGGCTTTACCGTACCGGGCGGGACGGTCCCCCGATTATCCTCTACGACTACCAGACCACCCGGGCCGGCAAACACCCCCGCCGGTTTCTAAAAGGTTTTAAGGGCTATTTGCATGTTGACGGCTATGAGGGCTACAATGGACTTTCAGAGGTCACCCTGGTGGGCTGCTGGGCTCACGCCCGGCGCAAGTTTGATGAAGCCTTAAAAGCCCTGCCGCAAGATAAAAGAAACAAAGCAGTAGCCGCCCGGGAGGGGCTTAAGTTCTGCAACAGGCTTTTTGCCATAGAGCGCGAACTTAAAGACAAAACCCCGGAAGAACGATATCAAATCCGGCAGGAGCGCAGCAAACCAGAGCTGGACGAATTTTTAGCATGGCTTAAGAAGCAGAAAGCGCAGGTGCTGCCCAAAAGTGCCTTTGGGCGGGCGGTCTATTATTGCCTGGACCAATGGGAGAAACTTGTCGCCTTTTTACAAGACGGGCGTTTGGAACTCGACAACAACCGCAGCGAGCGTTCTATAAAACCCTTCGTCATTGGCCGTAAGAACTGGTTATTTGCCAACACCCCGCGGGGTGCTAAAGCGAGTGCTATTGTCTACAGCATCATAGAGACAGCCAAGGAAAACGGGTTAAATCCCTTCCACTACCTTACCTACCTCTTCGAAAGGCTGCCCAACCTGGACCCGCAGGATAAAGAGGAATTAGATCAACTCCTGCCGTGGTCGGAAACTCTGCCTTCTGTTTGCCGGATGAATAATTAA
- the tnpB gene encoding IS66 family insertion sequence element accessory protein TnpB (TnpB, as the term is used for proteins encoded by IS66 family insertion elements, is considered an accessory protein, since TnpC, encoded by a neighboring gene, is a DDE family transposase.) has translation MLNEVGIDRVYLACGATDLRKSIDGLAVLVKEGFELDPFSSCLFVFCNRKRDKLKILHWEHNGFWLYYRRLEKGKFIWPVGNTSSTITISRRELRWLLDGLPLNQPKAHPEVKARTIL, from the coding sequence ATGCTAAACGAAGTTGGTATCGACCGGGTTTACCTCGCCTGCGGCGCCACAGACTTGCGTAAATCTATTGACGGCCTGGCGGTGCTGGTCAAGGAAGGCTTCGAGCTGGACCCCTTCTCTTCCTGCCTCTTTGTCTTTTGCAACCGTAAGAGGGACAAACTGAAGATTCTCCATTGGGAGCACAACGGGTTTTGGCTTTATTACCGCCGGCTGGAGAAGGGCAAATTCATATGGCCGGTGGGAAATACTTCTTCTACCATCACCATAAGCCGCCGGGAGCTGCGCTGGCTGCTTGATGGTCTTCCCTTAAACCAGCCTAAAGCCCATCCTGAGGTAAAAGCGCGCACCATCTTGTAA
- a CDS encoding IS256 family transposase, with amino-acid sequence MMEAEVTEIAGPKGKHNPERTARRHGSEKGSVVLGGRKVAIRRPRVRAINGREVKLKTYEAFQDERFITETVLEHILYGLSIRHYKHSLEPIGEELPVHGTSKSTISRRFIYATRKALEELLSRPLGDKRFLVLVIDGVVFAGHTVVAALGITDKGEKEVLGLWEGATENAAVCRSLLTNLVERGLKVEEGILVVIDGSKALRAAVKEVFGNRAVVQRCQVHKKRNVLEHLPKGAQEWVGKKLEQAWSEKDYHKALTELNRLADALEDKYPGAARSLREGLEETLTVTRLGLPETLWKTLRSTNVIETAFDKVRVVTRNVKRWRNGMQVLRWAAAGLLQAEKGFNRIKGYRELPLLATALLEVITTPETSRRVKTA; translated from the coding sequence ATGATGGAGGCCGAAGTAACTGAGATAGCGGGACCCAAAGGAAAGCACAATCCGGAGCGCACAGCTAGACGTCATGGGAGCGAGAAAGGTAGCGTGGTGTTAGGGGGGCGAAAGGTGGCGATCCGGCGTCCCCGGGTGCGCGCCATAAACGGCAGAGAAGTAAAACTTAAAACCTATGAAGCCTTCCAGGATGAAAGGTTCATAACTGAGACAGTTCTAGAGCATATACTTTACGGGTTATCCATAAGGCACTATAAGCATAGCCTTGAACCCATAGGAGAAGAATTACCTGTTCATGGGACTTCCAAGAGCACCATAAGCCGGCGATTTATCTACGCTACCCGTAAGGCCTTAGAGGAGCTGCTAAGCAGGCCTTTGGGAGACAAACGTTTCTTGGTTCTGGTAATTGATGGGGTTGTGTTTGCCGGGCATACAGTGGTAGCTGCTTTAGGCATCACTGACAAAGGCGAAAAAGAGGTCTTGGGCTTATGGGAAGGGGCTACAGAGAATGCTGCAGTCTGTAGGTCTCTTCTTACCAACCTTGTAGAACGCGGCCTAAAGGTGGAAGAGGGTATACTGGTGGTCATAGACGGCTCCAAAGCTTTAAGGGCGGCGGTTAAAGAAGTTTTTGGTAATCGGGCCGTAGTACAGAGGTGCCAGGTGCATAAGAAGCGGAACGTCTTAGAACACCTGCCCAAAGGAGCCCAAGAATGGGTGGGTAAGAAGCTAGAGCAAGCCTGGTCAGAAAAGGATTATCATAAGGCTTTAACGGAACTAAATAGGCTAGCTGATGCCCTTGAAGATAAGTACCCTGGGGCAGCGAGGAGCCTGCGGGAGGGATTAGAGGAGACGCTGACCGTTACCCGTCTAGGTCTACCCGAAACCCTGTGGAAAACTTTACGGTCAACGAATGTAATAGAGACGGCCTTTGACAAGGTCAGGGTTGTTACCCGGAACGTAAAGAGGTGGCGAAATGGGATGCAGGTTTTGCGCTGGGCTGCAGCTGGACTGCTTCAGGCCGAGAAGGGGTTTAACCGCATCAAAGGATACCGAGAGTTACCCTTATTGGCCACGGCTTTGCTGGAAGTCATTACTACTCCAGAGACTTCCAGGAGGGTGAAAACGGCTTAA